The segment CCTAATCAGGCCAATCTCTTCTATGACATGTTTTTAAGACACCACTTCCCTCTCCAGACCATTTTCCACACAAATAATTTCACGACTacttgtgtgatttttctctaaTCCTCCTCTATATTGGAACACATCCCCATGATGGCAGCTGGAGGCTCTGTTTTAGCTTACTACTTTTTCCTCCAAATCCATCTCAGTGTTTGGAAAAGAGAAGGTGCCTAATAAgtacttcttgaatgaatgaatgatggttAAATTTGTAATATGATCCAAAAAACATTTCAGGGAATCATATAAAAacagagaaggctgacagtctcAAAGTATCaaagtacttttttaaaagcttaaaactATGTAATTTGCAGAAACACTAATTTCACATAATTGTCCAGGATATTGAACTAAAAGGAATTTTCAAATGATTATTTGCTGCAATTGTGTGTAGttattttccatttgtccctGTAGATTGACAAACAATTTTTAcgtattgaggtatatggggtaactattcaggttcaaaactgattcagcttgaactaaaaagcctggtTTAGGGCCTCTCAAACAGACACTGCATATCTGcataaccattaaagaatgcactctcgggggccagcctggtggtgcagcggttaagtgcgcgcgTTCTGCTCTAGTGGTCCGGGTTTTGCCggttcgttctttttttttttttgaggaagattagccctgagctaacatctgccgccaatcctcctctttttgctgaggaagactggccctgagctaacatctgtgcccatcttcctctattttatgtgggacggctgccacagcgtggtctgacaagcagagcgtaggtccatacccgggatcagaactagcgaaccctgggccactaaagcggaacatgcaaacttaaccactgccccaccggTCTGGCCCCCAAAATAGTATCATTTCAAGAtgtcataaatataaaaaattaatgagatattttatttttttccatactgTTTGAAATCTAGCATATATTTTATGCTTACAGTACATCTCAGTTCAGACtcaaataaccacatgtggctgacatattggacagcacaacCCTTCATCAGTTTTCCGGTCTTCACTGccctccctgctctgtgccctgggaggcCTACTTCCAGGCTTGTATCACTCAGCTCTCTTGCCCTCAGGTTTCCAGATGGCTTTGGGCAATAAAAGCCATCATTAAAAGATGGGACTACGGGAATAGAGAGTGGTCCAGCTACTCTAATACCGAACTtcttaatctcaaatttgtgTGCCTGATGtacagaaagccaaacactgagacatcagtgcttggagacGGAGAAAGACCCCATTGGAGCTGGCCAAGAGGAGAAGGCGGGAGCATGGGTTTGCTCAAATCCACCTCATCtaagaacagaaagcaggggggttttatagagctaaggggcgtggcaggaggagcttcaggGAAACAAAGGGTCCCTCCCAATAGGCCCCTGGGCAACCTGACTTCTGGGCTGCCACTGGCTGCTGGGGGCCAGCCATCTGGTGACTGCAAcctccccaaaggcattctctgtcttctgcaaaacaagcttaCAAATCTTCAAGACCCCTGAGACACCCCTCAGCTTAAACAGGAAAATAGCAGATTGGTTTAACATccacagtaaccctcaggtacccggcTTCCATTCCACCTCCAATCCCCCCAAAACTGGGCTGCCGTAGCTCTACCTAAGGCCATAGTGACCTCTCTTCCCCAGGGAACTTGGCTGGTTCTGGTAACCCTGTTCCGTTCCTTGCCCCGTTGGGCCTAAGAGCTGCCTCTGGGAGTCCCACTTCCCCTGTGGGTTTCCTTAACGCTGCCCACAACTCCGTAAATAATTAACTCTTCAGTTAACTCTTTGTTCATCAGGCCATCTGTCTCCTGCCAAGACCTTGACTGAACCAAGTAGTTAATGAATTACTTAATGAACTCACAATATTCAAAGCTTTAATTCTTATACATGGGTATTAATGGTGGGCCATCAATActttcttaatttaattaaaaaaaaagtacttagTGAATTGGTAATGGGTGAATCTTAGAATTGGAAGATAACTTTAGTGCCATGGTTTTCAACTTGAGGTAGTGAGAAGCCTGTCAGAGTAATTTCCGTATTTGGAATCTTTCTGCTTGTAAGTGACAGCAAAAAAACCAAGTCAAAGTGGCTTAACGGAATTCTAAAAGTGGAACTGGGTTTAGAGCTTCTTAACCAAGAGTTCCAGGGCTCCTTATTTCCCACCTctcagctctccctccctctccccttggGTCCACTGAGACCAGCTGCTTCCCTCCTGGAAACAGGGTGGCTGCCCTGGCTCAGGACCCCACTAGTCAGAGGAAATGAGCACCTCTCTGGTTGCCCTAGCAGTTGCGCTGGAATTAACAGTTGACTAGTCTGAATGATTACTCATTCATTCCTGAAGtaatggggtggggaggggctaaGAAATGGAATGATTTCATTAACCAGGGGTGGTCATGTCCCTAACCCTGAAAAAGTGGGGCATAGGGCCCAACCACACCTGAGTCAATAACATAGTCTACTGTGAAAAAGTTCCCCAAAGAAAATCAAGAGATGTTCACTACAACATATGATTCCCATTCTGTCCCTCCCAAGACCTTCTTATATGTCCTCTCGAAGcttcatgtggttctggggtctAGACAAGAGCGGTTGGTGGTCGAATAAATTTAAAGGAACATTAAACTATTCCATAATTTATGGATAATCCACTTGGCTGTAGTTACCAGAAGATGGAAAGTGTGTGTGGATGGCCAGAGGAGGTTCAAAGTGTATTTGAGAATACagttggagggaggaagagagctcCATTGAAAGATGGttgcggggccggccctgtggccgagtggttaagttcgcgcgtcccgctgcggcggcccagggtttcgctggttcggatcctgggggcagacatggcaccactcgtcaggccatgtcgAGGAGGCATCCCatatgtcacaactagaaggacctgcaactaagatatacaactatgtaccaggggggatttggggagataaagtgaaaaaaaaaaaaaaaaaagattggccacagttgttagctcaggtgccaatcttaaaaaaaaaaaagaaagatggttGCTATACTAGcattacacacacaaacaaaaaaacaggaaaatggtGGGAAAGAACTGGATACTGAGATGtaaaaacaacatttaaaaagtattttttgagCAGAGATTGTGCCACATAATTTACATactcatttaattaattaaataatcaaaCACGTATTGATTGCCTGCTGTGTACTAGGTTtgtccccaggccctggggatgcaAGAGTGACCCCAACTGACAAAAGCTGAAGTTCCTGTGGGAGGAGACAGCAGTAACAATCCTGCGGGGCTGGtcttattatcccattttacagagaggaagcTAATCCTGAGAGAGGTGAAGGGATTCTTCCCAAGACACTTTAGCAGTGAGGAGCAGCAGTACTGAGGACTGGTTTGACTTCAAAGCCTTTGCTTTGatagaaggaaacaaaattaaaaaagggagaaaagctTACACAGAGGAAGGGAGCAAAGCAAGGTAAATATAAGTGAGCCACAGGAGAAAAACATGTAGTGAAGGGAAGAAAAgtctgaagagaaagagaaaggatttgCTAGAATCCTCCCTCCCCTGGGAAACGCCCCAGGAAGGCGAGCTCAGGATCCTGCTGAACAACAGTAGTTCTCAGAGCCTGTCTTCCCTTGCAGTATgaaatccccattttacaggtgagaaaactaaggctcagagcaCGATtaaatctttgcatttctttcccACTATAGAGAAACATTTTAGAGCCACAATAAGAGATAAGGCTTCAAAACAAAGTTATCtgggagagagaaaacataaGTAAATAACTGGCATCTTTCAGCCAATGACTGAAAATACAGGtgattattgtttttctttttctggagagatttcaataaattttagcgGTAAGTCAGACTCCATTGAAAGAGGCTGGGGGAGTAAGTTTGAGGACATCAGACAAACTTTCCTGCTGAACTCACTGTTCCAGAGAGGGAGAGTTTGCTGATTTTTCTGACACAACCGCGGTATTTCTCTCCCAACAGTGAGTTATTCCCGCAGCTCTGTCTTCCTAGGggaagagaacagaggaaagTGTGCGTGGCCCACggactccaccccaccccaggtcAATAATACAGCAGCCTTTTAGGAGAAAGGCCAGAGGTGCCGTGCCTGGCATTTGTTTGGGGGCCCAGAATTTAAATTCGATCTTTTTCAGGAGCTTCCTTTTACTGTTATTTACTAAAGGTGATAATTTCCAGATGGCCTGACCGGTCTCacttgcttttgattttttatcACACATTTTAAGAGTCCAGGATGATGACGCCACCGTCTCTGCCTAATCCCGCCGTTTGGGTGAGAGGCGGGAAAGCAGCCAGATGCGGGCACTTCCCAGGATCGAGCTATTCCCTAAGTGTGGGACCTGGGCGGGAATAGTGTGATAGTAGCTCGGTCACAAACAGCTCAGTGACCTTGGGAGCTACAGTGAAGCATATTTGCAAACGCGATGGTCTGATTTCCAGCCTAACCGCTCACGAGGATGAAGTAATTGACGAATTCATCCACCACCTGAATCTTACTAGGAGCCATGGCTGTATCAGGGTTTGGGAGTGACGGTGGAGGTGTTATTAAACCCCAGCCTATTCGGAGATGAGGGAGAGGGGACTGAGAGTAACTTGGAGGTCGGCAAGGCGGGAACGACACCCGAGGGAGCGCCAGGCCCGAGGCCACCGGAGCGCGGAAGCGCACCTCTCCAAGAACCAAGAGGCACAGCCACGGCGCGCTCTCGGCAACCGCGGTTCTCGTTGCGTTTGTAGCCGCTACGTCACGGCCTCTTCCGCCTCTCATTGGGCGAACTCGTCCAATCATGTGACCCCAGGGCGGCGTATAAATAGGGGCGAGGAGAAGGCGGTGGTCCGCCATTTCGTGGACTCCGGGGTAGCGTGAGCATCTGCGGGGTCCGGGCGGGAGGGGAGCGGGAAGAGCCGTCCGAGGGTGTGTGGATTTGAGCCTCCGCATTTCTATCCCAAGATCTCGGTAAGAGACCAGCGACTGAAGGAGTGAAGTGGGAAATGGAACGTGACCGTGCCGAGGTGGAGCCAGGCCCAATGGCGGCTCCGGATTGAGACAAAGAGACGCCGCCGCCATTTTGTGACGTTCAGCACGGGGCGGTGGCGGTGGCGGGGGCTCCCGGCCCCTCAGAGGATGTCCCCCGGTCTTGAAGCGGAGGTGTTTGGAATCCTTGGCTGGGGTGAAGCGGGCTGTGGGATTACTCGAGGGTTGACCGGCGGCGGTGGGGGGAGCCGGCAGCCGAGTTGTACTCCGGGCTGCGGCCTTCCGATTTATGGCGCCTTTTTTTCCGCCCCTCGATCTTTGGGCCCCACGTTTTCATAGAAAGCTTCACgggattttttttctcaagtCACTCATCCACACTGGTCCTTTCCGTCCATGTGAAGTGATTTCTGTATTCAGTCTTTATTTTCATGCTGTTCTAATTGGACTCCGTTTTTTGCAGCCTGAAcccacgtttttttttttttaaaccggTCTTCCTTGAGCTGCGTTGTTCTTGCAGCCATTTCCCGCGTAGTTAGGCTTGAGACGGGTCCACGGCAAAGTTTTTGGGGAAGCAATTTCCAGCCGTGGTTGGGGCTCAGAACTCGTGGGCACAGGGTGGGGCCACGCGGATAGGATGTGTCTGGGCTGGTTTTTTTTAATAGGATAAGATCAGAGTGAGAAGTGCGTGGCGTTTGGAAAAGCCCTTGAGTTGAATTTCGGGGTAGGCTGTTCTGTCGGGCAGGTGAAGCTGGCCGGCAAGTTGACTAGATTGTATTGCCCAGGCGACCTTCACTGTTGAAGGTTTATCAAACAGACGCCCCCGAGGTGCAGTGAATTCTTGGCATAACACACACctatccccccccccccgccccaggtgAAATTAACGGAAGattccttttaaagtgtacacttcagtggtatttagtacattcacgatgttgtgcaaccatcacatcTCTCTAGTTCCGAAGCATTTCTATTCCCCCCTGAGGAGATCTGTACCTGTTAAGCACCCGCTCCCCGTTTCCCCTGACCCCTCTgccccaacccctggtaaccactaatctgtgcCTGGATTTACCTATTTTGAGTATTGTTCATGCACATGGAATCGTAATAGGTgcacttttgtgtctggcttgtgtGACTTAGCATGTTTTTGCAGTTCACCCACGGTTGTCAGTACCTTTGCCTTTATCAGTTGCATTTATCAGCACTTTTTTCCGGAATGATCCATCGTATGGATAATGTAGTGCTTAATTATCCACTGACGGCCTTTTGGGTCAACACCTCTTGGCTGTCGAGAGTAGTGCTGCTATgaggtatatattttaaaatgaacagcTTGTCTTGCTGCATGAGGAATGAAGCTGGTTATGCTTTGCTTATGAAGGTGCATTAGCGTCACTTTCCTAGCGATTTAGCCTTAactcctgttttattttcagCATTGTTTTCATTTCGTTTTTGAGTCTCCACGATTTGCTTCTCAGTAGGTTATCCTacttttctaagtgctttctTTTTGAGATAATTGAGAGGACTGGTTAAGTCTCTAAATGCAGTGCCCAGATTGTAGTAAATGTTCCTCCAGTGTTTTTCCCCCCTCGCTTCTCAAGGAGGCATTTTTTCTTAGCAGTTTGTGCTGGCTTCCTGGTAGTTATCAGAAATGATTAGGAAGAAATGAGTGTTTCACGGCTAGTACTTTTACTTGATTAGTTTTTAGTATTTTGGAATTCCTTCCTGAGGATCTGATTTTTCATTGTGTATATTATTTGGGTAAATGATTAAcattttgggtatttttttattacagaaatgcaTCGTGATTCCTGTCCATTGGACTGTAAGGTTTATGTAGGTAATCTTGGAAACAATGGTAACAAGACTGAATTGGAACGAGCTTTTGGTTATTATGGACCACTCCGAAGCGTGTGGGTTGCTAGAAACCCTCCCGGCTTTGCTTTTGTTGAATTTGAAGATCCCCGAGATGCAGCTGATGCTGTCCGAGAGCTAGATGGGAGGTAATTTAATGATTAATTTATGCTAATGGTAAATATGTTGTTAGTGTTTTTAGTGTTTAAACTCTCTAAGATACATCACTTTGAGATGGCTTCTTGGTGATCTGCAGCTGATGCTACTGGAGATTTACATAAACCTTTTCTGCAATCAAAAAAAGGACAACAGTTTTAGTGAAGATACGCaggaagtttctttttattcagttgaCTGTTCAAGAAAATAGTTAAGTTTAATAGTCAATTCTTGGTGGGTGGATAGCTGCATCCAAAATATGGTTGAAACATTTTAATCTAAATCCCCCACAAAGCATTCAGCTTTGGAATTGTTTCTAAAACAGTTGCGTAATAAAATAGTCTCTTTAAGTAAGAATGCCCATGAACTGATAATTGTAGCTGGGTGATGGTTACATGGGGTTTATTGTACCGTCATCTTTCTTTTACATGTTGTGAAATATTTCACCTGGGAAGTGTGGATCATACGGTTATTTCCCTTTGTGTTTACAGTGTCCTCTTAGCTAGCTGGTTAGTAACACCTGAGTCTTACAGTGAACATGTGTTGCCCGTCTCCCCCTCCTTGGCATTTGAAAACCGTTGGATTTCATGAAACCAAAAACTTAACGGGTCTGAAGCTTGGCTGTAAAGCTGTATAAAAGGTCATTTATCCAGGCAGATTGCAGAAACAAAGTTTTCCGGGGCCCTACCTTTTCCCGATCACTGTCCGAATATAGTGGCTTATCTAAACTTAATGGTTGTGGACCAGTGAAGAGGTGGGGGATAAATAACTGTCTTTTTCTACTGCTCTTCAGCTGCAATTTCTTGTGTGTCACCTCTTGTTGATTGAGGGGAGAGGGTGATGTCAAATGCCGGAATACTGCTTCCCTGTTGGCTGCTCTGTGTACTTGGAGAGggatggggggaggagggagaccaATGTAGTAACAGCAGTAAACAGGTGCTGGGACCTCTAATGAAGTCCCAACAGGATGTACAGATGAGCTAGAGCTACTACTTTGAGGATGAATGCTGGGGTTTTCACACTTAAATTACAACTCTTAACATTGAGCCCAATGATCAGACTGACTCGAACAGAGCAGTAAAATGTAAGGAAGTTGGTTTTCTTTACTGGAAAAAATAAGGGAACTAAAACTTGGTTTGGTATTAAGGATTCTACAGACGTTCAGATGTGTGCTTTGCGAAGAAGCTAACTAGGAATGgctttgttttttgctttaatGCATGTCTCTTAGAAAGTCAGTTGGGCTGCTTTAAatttaataatgtttttttccctcttagaacATTATGTGGCTGCCGAGTAAGAGTGGAACTGTCTAATGGTGAAAAGAGAAGTCGAAATCGTGGCCCACCTCCCTCTTGGGGTCGCCGCCCTCGAGATGATTATCGGAGAAGGAGTCCTCCACCTCGACGCAGGTACTTGAGAGATAGCGTGTTGAGAGGTATTGGTGTAATGGAGTAGCTAATAGGAGCAGGTATTTCTCTTAAAGTCTGTTGGTGGGTTTTAAAGTTAATTGTGAAGAATCGGAGGTTTTTATGAAACATTTGCTGGGTGTAGTTTGGGGTATGTGAGTTGTGCTGAGTGTTGGCTTTTGTCTTTAGGTCATTGTTCATGTTGGTAGTCAGTAACTTCTGTCTTGGATCTATCTTCTAGTTCATCTTCTAGTTGCATCTTTCCAAGTCTTCCCTTATACTTCAGTTTAGGcctttttccatttcttgacTCCATAATGACAAACATTACATTCAACTCTAGCTCTtcacaaaaatgtgtttttttactGTTAGCACGATTGTAATATTTATCAAACAGGCAGCTGTTTTAATGTTACTGCTGGTAAAGTAGAAATCATTCTGAAACTAACTTAAGTCACTGACCAATAAAGGGGGCTAAAAAAGTAATCCCAGTCATCTGTTCTTCAGACCCAAATAGGAGAGAATTCAGtttttttataattgaaaatgGCATCGTTCTTGGACCAGGCAGTATTGTCTGGATGCTAACTCCACATCTCCTCAAACCTCCAAAATAGTTTCTATAGGACTGAATTTACCTCTTACAGGTGAGTGAAGTCCTTCTAGGAGATAAGAGTTCAAAATCTTGCCCCTTttgctattttgaaaaacaaaacacactgtTGCCCATCATAATAAAGAGTATTTGTTAGCTAATAGATGGTTGTACTGAtggcttgtttttcattttttttttgt is part of the Equus caballus isolate H_3958 breed thoroughbred chromosome 20, TB-T2T, whole genome shotgun sequence genome and harbors:
- the SRSF3 gene encoding serine/arginine-rich splicing factor 3 codes for the protein MHRDSCPLDCKVYVGNLGNNGNKTELERAFGYYGPLRSVWVARNPPGFAFVEFEDPRDAADAVRELDGRTLCGCRVRVELSNGEKRSRNRGPPPSWGRRPRDDYRRRSPPPRRRSPRRRSFSRSRSRSLSRDRRRERSLSRERNHKPSRSFSRSRSRSRSNERK